One window of Magallana gigas chromosome 2, xbMagGiga1.1, whole genome shotgun sequence genomic DNA carries:
- the LOC105317901 gene encoding circumsporozoite protein-like, whose protein sequence is MEFQVGILSFLLLTTAVSPQGFMGMEPIISPSGSGNGIHSVTNSNPNPNARPNGAGGAPNNPAMEAVQNPNRLAMAPFLGEQGRPGTDFSRPTNAGNPNPNSLINMRRKPPQPPMVVRMPHLCQTASWSTDTMVVLPMPMSRMKTAVGTLPLMRGVVTQQGRKMIPFTMEQIMMMKMKNQMMSMVMHESGPMAAHTMNNMGRSNNMMGSTPNMMNGMMSGQNRMNPMNAGLNMVNKMPPVPEPIMMNNMAPAPEPNMINNMAPMSVSNMINNMAPAPEPNMMNNMAPMPEPNMMNNMAPMSVPNMINNMAPMPPMSVPNMMNNMAPMPEPNMMNNIAPISQPNIINNMAPISAPNMMNNMAPMSVPNMMNNMAPMTVPNMMNNMAPMSGPNMMNNMAPAPEPNMMNTMTNMPANNIVTGMVNRMPQTNTINQMAMMSTSQNGGTTKTVWMEPSSNTVVAMSYPTGSGGANNVRIAVY, encoded by the coding sequence ATGGAGTTCCAAGTTGGAATACTGTCATTTTTGCTGTTGACCACAGCCGTTTCGCCTCAGGGCTTTATGGGCATGGAACCTATCATTAGTCCTTCCGGAAGTGGTAATGGGATCCACAGTGTAACCAATTCGAACCCAAATCCTAATGCTCGTCCTAATGGCGCCGGAGGGGCTCCGAACAATCCTGCAATGGAAGCGGTCCAGAACCCAAATCGGTTGGCTATGGCCCCCTTTCTTGGCGAGCAGGGTAGACCAGGAACAGATTTTTCTCGGCCAACGAATGCAGGGAATCCCAATCCAAACAGTCTCATCAACATGAGAAGGAAGCCACCTCAACCTCCCATGGTGGTCAGAATGCCCCACCTCTGCCAGACGGCATCCTGGAGCACTGATACAATGGTTGTTCTGCCGATGCCAATGTCCCGAATGAAGACTGCCGTGGGGACACTTCCGCTGATGCGAGGAGTCGTCACACAGCAGGGCAGAAAGATGATACCTTTCACAATGGAACAAAtaatgatgatgaagatgaaaaACCAAATGATGTCTATGGTTATGCATGAGTCGGGCCCTATGGCAGCGCATACGATGAATAACATGGGTAGATCTAACAATATGATGGGATCAACGCCTAACATGATGAATGGTATGATGTCGGGACAAAATAGAATGAATCCAATGAACGCAGGATTGAATATGGTGAACAAGATGCCCCCGGTACCAGAACCAATCATGATGAATAATATGGCACCAGCGCCTGAACCAAACATGATAAATAATATGGCACCGATGTCTGTTTCGAACATGATAAATAATATGGCACCAGCGCCTGAACCAAACATGATGAATAATATGGCTCCAATGCCTGAACCTAACATGATGAATAATATGGCGCCTATGTCTGTACCAAACATGATAAATAATATGGCTCCAATGCCGCCTATGTCTGTACCAAACATGATGAATAATATGGCTCCAATGCCTGAACCTAACATGATGAATAATATAGCGCCAATTTCTCAACCAAACATTATTAATAATATGGCGCCAATTTCAGCACCAAACATGATGAATAATATGGCACCGATGTCTGTTCCAAACATGATGAATAATATGGCGCCAATGACTGTTCCAAACATGATGAATAATATGGCACCAATGTCTGGTCCAAACATGATGAATAATATGGCACCAGCGCCTGAACCAAACATGATGAACACCATGACAAATATGCCTGCTAATAACATAGTGACAGGGATGGTAAACAGAATGCCACAAACAAACACGATTAATCAAATGGCCATGATGTCGACATCACAAAATGGCGGCACTACAAAAACCGTCTGGATGGAACCTTCCTCTAATACAGTGGTTGCAATGTCCTACCCAACAGGTTCAGGTGGTGCCAACAATGTTCGAATAGCTGTTTATTGA